The following proteins come from a genomic window of Paenibacillus sp. CAA11:
- the rhaB gene encoding rhamnulokinase yields the protein MNDYIAVDIGASSGRLVAARMTGGRLELQEIHRFSNGFAEHDGHNYWDIEYLFQEILQGLKLAKEAGIHDCTLGIDTWAVDYVLLDSEGNRLSEVYAYRDSRTQGAPDLFHKLISRETVYAKTGIQELNFNTLYQLFVHDRKELYRAERILMVPDYLYYRLSGRYMNEVTNASTMQLLNAAVREFDEDLLAAVKVRRNQFVKLTEPGEVLGELLPELVQKYQLPRCSLVVVPSHDTASAVAGVPADAKRSWAYLSSGTWSLLGVERSEPLIGVSARKANYTNEWGAYGTYRFLKNIMGLWMIQEVRKELDSTYSFAELAELAEAAPAFRSLVPCNAARFLNPDRMIGEIQSCCRESGQPIPGSPGELARCIFDSLALTYRDALQELMELTGERVNVLHIVGGGSNNKLLCRLTADLLEIEVQAGPSESTALGNIAVQMISTGQLKDLAEARELIARSFPTEIYLPDPLEGREEVLGRWQELKSRF from the coding sequence ATGAACGACTATATAGCCGTTGATATTGGGGCTTCGAGCGGAAGGCTAGTTGCAGCACGAATGACAGGGGGCAGGTTGGAACTACAAGAAATTCATCGCTTTAGCAATGGCTTCGCTGAACATGATGGCCATAATTACTGGGATATTGAGTACTTGTTCCAAGAGATCCTGCAAGGCCTCAAGCTTGCCAAAGAAGCGGGGATTCACGATTGCACGCTTGGCATAGATACTTGGGCGGTCGATTATGTTCTGCTTGACAGCGAAGGGAACCGACTCAGTGAAGTTTACGCTTACCGAGACAGCCGTACCCAAGGAGCACCGGATTTATTCCACAAGCTGATCAGCAGGGAGACGGTTTACGCCAAGACGGGGATTCAAGAGCTCAACTTTAACACCCTCTATCAACTGTTTGTCCATGATCGGAAGGAATTATACCGGGCAGAGCGGATATTAATGGTACCGGATTATTTATATTACCGGCTGTCCGGTCGTTATATGAATGAAGTGACCAATGCATCAACGATGCAGCTGCTCAATGCAGCAGTCCGGGAATTTGATGAAGACCTGCTTGCTGCTGTAAAAGTGCGCCGAAATCAGTTCGTAAAGCTGACTGAACCGGGTGAGGTGCTGGGAGAGCTGCTGCCGGAGCTCGTGCAGAAGTATCAGCTTCCCCGATGCAGCCTGGTTGTCGTCCCGTCCCATGATACCGCTTCCGCTGTAGCGGGAGTACCGGCTGATGCGAAGCGCAGCTGGGCTTACTTAAGCAGCGGGACCTGGTCCCTTCTCGGCGTGGAGCGAAGTGAGCCGCTGATTGGGGTGAGCGCCAGGAAAGCTAACTATACAAACGAATGGGGAGCTTACGGCACCTATAGATTTCTGAAAAATATTATGGGCCTGTGGATGATCCAGGAAGTACGCAAAGAGCTGGACAGCACATACAGCTTTGCAGAATTGGCCGAACTGGCCGAGGCTGCTCCTGCATTCAGGAGCCTCGTGCCCTGTAACGCAGCTCGATTTCTTAATCCGGATCGCATGATCGGAGAAATTCAGAGCTGCTGCCGGGAGAGCGGGCAGCCTATACCGGGGTCTCCCGGGGAGCTGGCCCGGTGCATTTTCGATAGTCTAGCTTTGACTTACCGGGATGCCCTGCAAGAGTTAATGGAGTTAACCGGAGAGCGGGTCAATGTGCTGCATATCGTAGGGGGCGGCTCTAACAATAAGCTGCTGTGCCGCCTTACGGCCGATCTCCTTGAAATTGAGGTTCAGGCGGGACCTTCGGAATCAACCGCTCTTGGAAATATTGCGGTACAGATGATCAGCACGGGTCAGCTTAAGGACTTAGCTGAAGCCCGAGAGCTCATTGCCCGGTCATTCCCCACAGAGATTTACCTGCCTGATCCGCTTGAGGGACGAGAAGAGGTCTTAGGCCGATGGCAGGAGCTGAAGTCAAGATTCTAG
- the rhaA gene encoding L-rhamnose isomerase — MNQAIESSYQEAKRLYAHHGIDTDAALEQLENIKISLHCWQGDDVRGFLFKDKSLSGGIAVTGSYPGRAGTPEELRQDLEKALSMIPGKHKVNLHAIYADTEEEVDLDRLEPRHFQRWVDWAKEQDLGLDFNPTLFSHPKAEDGFTLSHPDPDIRKFWIEHCKASRKIAEHFGKELGQPCVTNHWMPDGYKDTPVDRLAPREKLRDSLDEIFKEEISSDYNIDAVESKLFGIGSESYVVGSHEFYMGYAMSRNKAICLDAGHFHPTEVISNKISSILMFTDQLLLHVSRPVRWDSDHVVTMDDELLEIARELVRGGFLPRTHIGLDFFDGSINHIAAWVIGTRNTIKALLRAMLEPVDLLRAAETEMDYTTRLALVEEFKSYPFGAVWDYYCAKSGVPVREAWLDEVKSYERDVLLKR; from the coding sequence ATGAACCAAGCTATTGAGTCCAGTTATCAGGAAGCCAAACGTTTATATGCCCACCATGGAATCGATACAGATGCTGCACTCGAGCAGCTAGAGAACATCAAAATTTCGCTTCACTGCTGGCAGGGCGATGACGTCAGAGGGTTTCTCTTTAAGGATAAAAGTCTCAGCGGAGGGATTGCAGTAACCGGCAGTTATCCCGGCCGTGCCGGTACGCCAGAAGAGCTGCGTCAAGATTTGGAGAAGGCTCTTTCTATGATTCCCGGCAAGCATAAAGTGAACCTTCACGCGATATACGCGGATACGGAAGAAGAGGTAGACCTGGATAGACTTGAGCCCCGGCATTTTCAGCGCTGGGTAGATTGGGCAAAAGAGCAAGACCTCGGCCTTGACTTCAACCCAACGCTGTTCTCCCATCCGAAGGCGGAAGACGGCTTTACCCTAAGTCACCCGGACCCGGACATCCGTAAGTTCTGGATCGAACACTGCAAAGCTTCGCGTAAAATCGCTGAGCATTTCGGGAAGGAGCTGGGCCAGCCTTGCGTGACCAATCATTGGATGCCTGACGGTTACAAGGACACACCGGTTGACCGGCTGGCGCCACGCGAGAAATTGCGGGATTCACTGGATGAGATTTTCAAGGAGGAAATAAGCAGCGACTACAACATTGACGCCGTGGAGAGCAAGCTGTTCGGCATTGGATCGGAAAGTTACGTTGTGGGATCTCATGAATTTTATATGGGCTATGCCATGAGCCGCAATAAAGCGATCTGTCTGGATGCAGGTCATTTCCACCCGACTGAAGTCATTTCCAATAAAATCTCTTCCATTCTAATGTTTACGGATCAGCTGCTGCTGCACGTTAGCAGACCCGTCCGCTGGGACAGTGACCATGTCGTAACGATGGATGATGAGCTGCTGGAGATTGCAAGAGAACTGGTAAGAGGCGGATTCCTGCCGCGTACGCATATTGGACTGGACTTCTTCGACGGCAGCATCAACCATATTGCCGCTTGGGTAATCGGTACACGCAATACCATTAAGGCGCTGCTTCGGGCCATGCTGGAGCCGGTAGATCTGTTAAGAGCAGCTGAAACCGAAATGGATTACACAACACGACTAGCACTGGTGGAGGAATTTAAATCGTATCCGTTTGGCGCGGTATGGGATTACTACTGTGCAAAATCCGGCGTTCCTGTCCGGGAAGCTTGGCTGGATGAAGTGAAGAGCTACGAACGTGACGTTTTGCTAAAGCGCTAA
- the rhaD gene encoding rhamnulose-1-phosphate aldolase, with protein MNSSYMNTQNQATGLEIPFVREMAEITQHMWRNGWDERNGGNVSYILDEQEVAKYLDPKQVIRTIKPTFPAHELAGKYFIVTGSGKYFKNVISAPAANLGVLRVSNDGEQLELLWGLANNAVPTSELASHFMSHIERLKVDPDHRVVIHNHASNTIAMTFIHDLDENKFTKTLWEMCTECIVVFPDGIGIIPWMVPGSNEIGRATAAKMKEHHAVIWPHHGIFGTGSTIDEAFGLIETVEKAAQIYMLIAGHEIKQRITDQELADLAKAFKVKPRMGILNA; from the coding sequence ATGAATTCTTCCTACATGAATACCCAAAACCAAGCTACAGGACTAGAAATTCCATTTGTCCGTGAGATGGCTGAGATAACCCAGCATATGTGGAGAAACGGCTGGGATGAGCGGAACGGCGGGAATGTGAGCTATATCCTGGATGAACAGGAAGTAGCTAAATACCTTGATCCAAAACAAGTCATTCGTACGATAAAGCCGACTTTTCCGGCTCACGAGCTCGCGGGAAAATACTTTATTGTGACAGGGTCGGGCAAATACTTTAAAAATGTCATATCCGCTCCTGCCGCTAACCTTGGTGTACTCCGTGTATCAAATGATGGTGAGCAGCTGGAGCTGCTGTGGGGCCTGGCGAACAATGCTGTGCCAACTAGTGAGCTGGCCTCCCACTTTATGAGCCATATCGAACGGTTGAAGGTAGACCCTGACCACCGGGTGGTGATTCATAATCACGCCTCTAACACCATTGCGATGACCTTTATACATGATCTGGACGAAAATAAATTCACCAAAACGCTTTGGGAAATGTGCACCGAGTGCATTGTGGTATTCCCTGACGGCATCGGCATTATTCCTTGGATGGTTCCAGGATCGAACGAGATCGGCAGAGCCACAGCTGCCAAAATGAAGGAACACCACGCTGTTATCTGGCCTCATCACGGCATTTTTGGCACAGGCAGCACGATTGATGAAGCCTTCGGCTTAATCGAAACGGTTGAGAAAGCTGCGCAAATCTACATGCTTATTGCCGGGCATGAGATCAAGCAAAGAATTACCGATCAGGAGCTGGCTGATTTGGCGAAGGCCTTTAAGGTAAAACCGCGCATGGGTATTTTGAACGCATAA
- a CDS encoding DUF2975 domain-containing protein — MERITTLFLRVTVVLIGIVILALCIFVLPLIANKLADHYPLSWRSSVIIGMYAAVIPFFIALFQALKLLSYIDKNKAFSDLSVRALKNIKYCAIAISILYVAIAPFLYLMAQKDDAPGMVAFGCVIIFASLVIAVFAAVLQKLLENAIDIKSENDLTV; from the coding sequence ATGGAACGAATAACTACCCTCTTCCTCAGGGTAACCGTTGTCCTTATTGGAATTGTGATTCTCGCTTTATGTATCTTTGTACTGCCTTTGATCGCTAATAAATTAGCAGATCATTATCCGCTTTCCTGGCGATCTTCTGTGATCATAGGTATGTACGCAGCAGTTATTCCGTTTTTTATTGCACTGTTTCAAGCTTTAAAACTATTAAGCTATATCGACAAGAACAAGGCTTTCTCGGATTTATCTGTAAGAGCTTTAAAGAATATCAAATACTGTGCAATTGCAATTAGTATCTTGTATGTCGCCATCGCTCCGTTCTTATATCTTATGGCGCAGAAAGACGACGCTCCGGGTATGGTAGCCTTTGGATGTGTCATTATCTTTGCCTCCCTAGTGATTGCAGTCTTTGCCGCTGTCCTTCAAAAGCTATTAGAAAATGCCATAGATATAAAATCTGAAAATGATCTAACGGTCTGA
- a CDS encoding helix-turn-helix domain-containing protein, translating to MAIIINIDVMLAKRKMSVTELSERVGITMSNLSILKNGKAKAVRFSTLEAICKALDCQPGDLLEYQSNDGD from the coding sequence ATGGCGATAATAATTAATATTGATGTGATGTTGGCTAAAAGGAAGATGAGCGTCACCGAGCTTTCGGAGAGAGTGGGAATCACTATGTCTAACCTTTCTATATTGAAGAATGGAAAGGCCAAAGCGGTTCGATTTTCGACTTTAGAGGCGATTTGTAAGGCATTGGATTGCCAACCTGGGGATCTTTTAGAATACCAAAGTAATGATGGGGATTAG
- a CDS encoding MaoC family dehydratase: MRFHEFYIGQEFRTESLTLSKESIYKFASEFDPQYMHLDEEKAMQGRFNGIIASGIQTLAISFKLWIETGSYGDDVICGTAMNNIKFTKPVYPGDTLYTLVKVTELRENRSGPGLVTVMLTTFNEKEEKVFEGELSALVRK, encoded by the coding sequence ATGAGGTTTCATGAATTTTATATCGGTCAGGAATTTAGAACCGAATCGTTAACCTTATCCAAAGAAAGTATCTACAAATTTGCTTCGGAATTTGACCCGCAATATATGCACTTAGACGAGGAAAAAGCTATGCAGGGCAGATTCAATGGCATTATCGCCTCTGGCATTCAAACCTTAGCCATCTCCTTCAAGCTATGGATTGAAACTGGGAGTTATGGTGATGATGTCATCTGCGGTACGGCTATGAACAATATCAAATTTACCAAACCAGTTTACCCTGGAGATACATTGTACACTCTTGTGAAGGTGACAGAATTAAGGGAGAATCGGAGTGGGCCTGGCCTAGTCACTGTTATGTTGACAACTTTCAATGAGAAGGAAGAGAAGGTCTTTGAAGGGGAATTATCTGCTTTGGTGAGAAAATAA
- a CDS encoding MmcQ/YjbR family DNA-binding protein, translated as MDKQQIIDYCLTYTDAYEDYPFDEKWTVVRHRSNKKIFAMIYNYNGHLCINLKCEPNRADFLRSIFKEVLPGYHMNKLHWNTVILDGGMQDDDVFEMVQHSFQLTMPKLKRGQA; from the coding sequence ATGGATAAACAGCAAATCATTGATTATTGTCTTACTTACACCGATGCTTATGAAGACTATCCTTTTGACGAGAAGTGGACGGTAGTCCGTCATAGGAGCAATAAGAAAATCTTTGCCATGATCTACAACTATAATGGGCATCTGTGCATTAACCTCAAGTGTGAACCTAACAGAGCCGATTTCCTTCGCAGTATATTTAAAGAGGTTCTGCCTGGTTACCATATGAACAAACTGCATTGGAACACAGTTATTCTAGATGGCGGTATGCAGGATGATGATGTTTTCGAAATGGTACAGCACAGTTTTCAACTTACAATGCCCAAATTAAAAAGAGGACAGGCATAA
- a CDS encoding helix-turn-helix transcriptional regulator: MIATKFHIPTPRPKTVLRQRLTERLSKGLHRKLTLISAPAGYGKTTLVCEWLADCGQPAAWLSLEEGDNELTRFLTYMISSLQTVVGKIGEGVLAVLRSPHPLAVEAILPLLTNLINELAAMSSPLILVLDDYHLASSKEVDEALSFLIEHLPKQMHLTITTREDPGFSLSRLRVRDQLTELHAADMRFTLSEAEAFFNHVMDLNLSMDSITKFQLRTEGWVAGLHLAAISIHGEHDAGQLLQAFTGNYHFVLDYLVEEVLQRQSVTIQDFLIRTSMLDRLCGSLCDDLLLNPEVNGKKMLIELDLRNLFVIPLDKERKWYRYHHLFADLLRRRLHENLDWSSIKEMHKRASVWYEDHGFEVEAFRHAVESRDMDRSSRLLQGDGMPLHLRGAAGISLNWLKSLPSSELDARPALWVIYGSALLISGKPTEVEHKLQAAETALEGLDQDATVKELIGWIAATRATLASLILSDHDDEAKRKLYEAEAAMQATGLEDKTDELVGLIVPASDAQTSGTHGIDVVIDESRRALAYLRPDNLPVRTASAWMLGAACQRRGDYAEACAAYNEVILNSQKIGHRLMAVLATIGIGQIREEEDRPDLAAEHYREALRLAGDLPHPSIQEAQRGLERLNRRLERKQIEPLSEREFEVLELIAKGLSNREIGERLFLALDTVKGHNRRIFEKLQVQRRTEAIARARELNLLTDTSKPH, translated from the coding sequence ATGATCGCCACCAAATTTCATATCCCTACGCCTCGGCCAAAAACGGTTCTACGCCAGCGCTTAACCGAGAGATTAAGCAAGGGTTTGCACCGGAAATTGACCCTGATCTCTGCCCCGGCGGGCTATGGCAAAACGACTTTAGTTTGTGAGTGGCTAGCTGACTGCGGCCAGCCAGCTGCATGGCTTTCGCTCGAAGAAGGGGACAATGAACTTACCCGTTTTTTAACTTATATGATTTCTTCTCTTCAGACTGTAGTGGGGAAAATAGGAGAAGGTGTACTAGCTGTGCTTAGGTCCCCCCATCCGCTAGCGGTTGAAGCTATTCTGCCGCTTCTAACGAATCTTATTAATGAACTCGCGGCCATGTCGAGTCCTTTAATCCTCGTCCTTGATGACTACCATTTGGCGAGTTCGAAGGAGGTCGATGAAGCTTTATCCTTCCTGATTGAACATCTTCCAAAGCAAATGCACTTAACCATAACGACCCGAGAAGATCCCGGTTTCTCCTTATCACGCTTGCGTGTTAGGGACCAATTAACCGAGCTGCACGCTGCTGACATGAGATTCACTCTTTCTGAAGCCGAAGCTTTTTTTAACCATGTCATGGATCTTAATTTGTCCATGGATAGCATAACTAAATTCCAATTACGCACCGAAGGCTGGGTTGCGGGTCTGCACTTGGCTGCGATCTCTATACATGGAGAGCATGACGCCGGTCAGCTGCTTCAGGCTTTTACGGGGAACTACCATTTTGTGCTCGATTATTTGGTAGAGGAAGTTCTGCAAAGGCAATCCGTAACTATACAGGACTTTTTAATCCGAACATCCATGCTCGATCGACTGTGCGGATCGCTATGTGATGATCTCTTGCTCAATCCTGAGGTTAACGGAAAGAAAATGTTAATCGAGCTGGATCTGAGGAACTTGTTCGTCATTCCCCTGGATAAGGAACGGAAGTGGTATCGTTATCACCATTTATTCGCGGATCTCCTGCGCAGACGGCTGCATGAAAATCTAGATTGGAGCAGTATTAAGGAAATGCATAAACGAGCAAGTGTGTGGTATGAGGATCATGGCTTCGAGGTTGAGGCGTTTCGTCATGCCGTGGAATCTCGGGACATGGATCGCAGCTCACGTCTGCTTCAAGGTGACGGAATGCCGCTGCATTTACGTGGAGCGGCAGGAATTTCGCTCAACTGGCTGAAGTCTCTGCCTTCATCTGAACTTGATGCCAGACCTGCGTTATGGGTGATCTATGGTTCGGCTCTATTGATATCGGGTAAGCCGACAGAGGTTGAACACAAGCTGCAAGCGGCAGAGACGGCCTTGGAAGGCTTGGATCAGGACGCCACCGTCAAGGAACTGATTGGTTGGATTGCGGCGACTCGTGCTACATTGGCATCTTTAATTTTGTCTGATCATGATGATGAGGCTAAGCGAAAACTTTACGAAGCCGAAGCAGCTATGCAAGCCACGGGGCTTGAAGATAAGACCGATGAACTTGTCGGGTTGATAGTTCCCGCAAGCGATGCTCAGACCAGTGGAACACACGGAATAGATGTTGTTATTGATGAGTCACGACGTGCACTCGCATACCTGCGACCGGATAACCTTCCTGTTCGGACGGCTTCCGCTTGGATGCTGGGCGCCGCTTGTCAAAGGCGGGGAGATTACGCCGAGGCTTGTGCAGCCTATAATGAAGTCATATTGAATAGCCAAAAGATAGGTCATCGACTAATGGCTGTATTAGCCACAATCGGAATCGGTCAAATACGAGAGGAAGAAGATCGCCCCGATCTTGCAGCAGAGCATTATCGAGAAGCCCTGCGGCTAGCAGGCGATCTACCGCACCCTTCTATTCAAGAAGCTCAAAGGGGGCTGGAGCGTCTAAATAGGCGCCTCGAACGCAAGCAGATCGAACCGCTCAGCGAGCGCGAATTCGAGGTGTTGGAGCTCATAGCCAAGGGGCTTTCTAACCGTGAAATCGGTGAGAGACTCTTCTTGGCATTAGATACAGTGAAAGGTCATAATCGGAGAATATTCGAAAAGCTTCAAGTGCAGAGACGTACGGAAGCCATTGCCCGAGCCCGCGAGTTGAACTTATTAACTGACACCTCTAAACCACACTAA
- a CDS encoding DUF4386 domain-containing protein — MKKTARVVGVLFLLSTTAFLIGSGMMDPILHRTDILTHTDPNRTSMLAGVFLELINAVAVAGIAMLLQPILKRYNEAFAMGYFASRIMESVLLILSLIGPLVLIMLSKQSIHIGTSGDSYMQTLGHLAVQVHFMLFEIAMFVLSVGSLLFCYILYDSKLVPRWLSIIGLIGYTGLLASSCLSIAGLDIGSVLYIPGAIFEIVLPIWLIVKGLNLRSG, encoded by the coding sequence ATGAAAAAGACGGCAAGAGTGGTAGGGGTGTTATTTTTACTGTCCACGACCGCATTCCTAATTGGAAGCGGAATGATGGATCCTATTCTACATCGGACGGATATACTTACCCATACGGATCCCAACCGAACAAGCATGTTAGCAGGGGTGTTCTTGGAGTTGATCAACGCCGTAGCAGTTGCGGGGATTGCCATGCTTCTGCAGCCTATTTTGAAGAGATATAATGAAGCGTTTGCGATGGGGTACTTCGCCTCCCGGATCATGGAATCTGTGCTGCTCATCCTAAGTTTAATCGGACCACTTGTCCTTATCATGTTAAGCAAGCAATCCATTCACATAGGAACGTCTGGCGACTCTTACATGCAAACACTTGGTCATTTAGCCGTGCAGGTTCATTTCATGCTATTTGAAATAGCTATGTTCGTGCTGAGTGTAGGCAGTTTGCTGTTTTGTTATATCCTCTATGATTCGAAGTTAGTTCCACGATGGCTGTCCATTATTGGCTTGATCGGGTACACGGGATTGCTGGCGAGCAGCTGTCTCTCGATTGCAGGCCTGGATATAGGGTCTGTTCTCTATATCCCAGGTGCCATATTCGAAATTGTATTGCCGATTTGGTTAATAGTGAAAGGCCTCAATCTTCGCTCGGGATAG
- a CDS encoding ArsR/SmtB family transcription factor, translated as MLKANGEPQYMALYEALASEVRWKIMGLISVKEMSVKEIAAKLALSPSIITMHIRKLEQAELIGSRRIRRNGGTHKMCFLKQTEIEIELPSVNSSMRVIEQTISIGHYSAYEIHPTCGLGTLEKEIGVWDDPRYFLDPERVQASILWFGKGYVEYKISNDLLPDQTADAVEISMEIASEAPGLGDHWPSDITFTFNSIVLGTWTSPADFGRAARGKYTPAWWHRNVNQYGLLKTIRIDASGCYMDGERMSEVTLADIKLTDPFWTLRFAVEEEAAHVGGLTLYGSGFGNHDQDIVIRVYLKDETHVQ; from the coding sequence ATGCTTAAAGCAAACGGGGAACCCCAATACATGGCCTTATACGAAGCGTTGGCAAGCGAGGTTAGGTGGAAGATCATGGGCTTAATCAGCGTTAAAGAAATGAGTGTGAAGGAAATAGCCGCTAAGCTTGCGCTTAGCCCCTCCATTATCACCATGCATATACGCAAACTCGAACAAGCTGAACTGATCGGGAGCCGAAGGATACGCCGAAATGGCGGAACACACAAAATGTGTTTCCTCAAACAAACAGAAATCGAGATCGAGCTTCCATCTGTCAACAGCAGCATGAGGGTAATAGAACAGACGATTTCCATTGGTCACTACTCGGCTTACGAAATTCATCCCACCTGCGGCCTCGGTACACTGGAGAAGGAGATAGGGGTTTGGGATGATCCACGCTATTTCCTTGATCCCGAGCGAGTTCAAGCTTCCATTCTGTGGTTCGGTAAAGGTTACGTGGAGTATAAAATCTCTAATGATTTACTTCCTGATCAAACGGCTGATGCGGTTGAGATTTCAATGGAAATAGCCTCAGAAGCACCAGGCTTGGGAGATCACTGGCCCTCGGATATTACATTTACATTTAACAGCATTGTACTTGGCACATGGACAAGTCCGGCTGATTTTGGCAGGGCAGCTCGTGGCAAGTATACGCCAGCGTGGTGGCATCGAAACGTGAATCAATACGGTCTGCTTAAGACGATTCGCATAGACGCGTCAGGATGCTATATGGATGGAGAGCGGATGTCAGAGGTGACTCTGGCTGATATCAAGCTCACGGATCCATTCTGGACCCTTCGTTTCGCGGTAGAGGAAGAGGCGGCCCATGTTGGCGGTTTAACGCTGTATGGGTCCGGATTCGGCAATCACGACCAGGATATTGTGATCCGCGTGTATCTGAAGGACGAGACTCACGTCCAATAA
- a CDS encoding ribonuclease domain-containing protein produces the protein MLAGCSLQSISGVNSARSDSGLTQFDEVAKYITEHHELPANYITKKEARELGWEPSKGNLQKIAPGKSIGGDVYKNREGLLPKKKGRIWYEADINYSGGTRGSDRILYSNDGLIYKTTDHYRSFERLK, from the coding sequence ATGCTCGCGGGTTGCTCACTTCAATCTATATCTGGTGTTAACTCAGCTCGATCGGACTCAGGTCTTACACAATTTGATGAAGTTGCCAAATATATCACTGAACATCATGAGCTTCCGGCAAATTATATTACTAAGAAAGAGGCTAGGGAGCTTGGCTGGGAACCAAGCAAAGGAAACCTGCAAAAGATAGCTCCAGGTAAAAGCATTGGCGGGGATGTGTATAAAAATCGGGAAGGATTGTTGCCCAAGAAGAAAGGGCGAATCTGGTATGAAGCAGACATTAATTATTCAGGGGGGACGAGAGGGAGTGACCGTATTTTATACTCCAATGATGGCTTAATCTACAAAACAACAGATCATTACCGTTCGTTTGAGCGGCTAAAATAA
- a CDS encoding barstar family protein codes for MRIITIDGKNIHGKEELHEVLQSKLGLDPSYGRNLDALWDCLTGYVAMPLTIEWLNFEASKESLGEYADQLLELMCEVEEELEGFTFDLK; via the coding sequence ATGAGAATTATAACTATAGACGGAAAGAATATTCATGGAAAAGAGGAGCTGCATGAGGTGCTTCAATCCAAGCTTGGATTAGACCCAAGCTATGGGCGGAATTTGGATGCATTATGGGATTGCCTAACAGGCTACGTGGCGATGCCGCTAACCATTGAATGGCTGAACTTTGAGGCAAGCAAGGAATCGTTAGGCGAATACGCAGATCAGTTGTTGGAATTGATGTGTGAAGTTGAAGAAGAGCTTGAGGGATTTACATTTGATTTGAAATGA